The genomic segment CGGACGAAATACAATCCGGTATGGGAAGGACGGGCAAGATGTTCGCGATCGAACACTGGAACGTCGTGCCCGACGTCATCGCCGTCGCCAAGGGGCTCGCCTCCGGTCTTCCCATCGGCGCTGCCGTGGCTCGCTCCGTCCTCATGGATTGGGAGCCGGGCGCACACGGTAGCACGTTCGGCGGGAATCCGGTCAGCTCCGCCGCGGCCCTCGCCACCATATCCTTGCTCGAAGAAGGACTTGTCGAGAACGCTTCGCGAGTGGGAGCCTTTCTCTTGGAGTCTCTCAAGGACATGGAAAAGAGGCACCGCATCCTCGGGTGGGTGAGGGGAAAGGGTCTCATGATAGGCATGGAGATTCTGAAGACTCGCGGAAGCAAAGAAGGGAATCCGGACAAGCGCAATTCGCTCGTGCGCCGTTGCTTTGAAAAGGGGCTTCTCGTTCTTCCTTGCGGAGAGAGCGCCCTGAGATTCTCACCGCCTCTGGTGGTTTCGAAGAAAGAAGCCGAGCTGGCGCTGGAGATATTCGAGGAAGCCCTCACGGAAATCGAGAAAAAGAAAGACTGACCGGGCAGGGTTCACTCCACCGCTGCAGGCGCTCAGGAGAAACTCTATTGAGACTCTACGAATACGAGGGCAAGGAGCTCTTCAAGAGGGAGTCGATACCGATTCCGAAGGGCAGGCTTGCCACCGATGCAGAATCGGCTCTCAAGGCTTCGGAAGACATGGGCCTTCCCGTCGTGCTGAAGGCTCAGGTCCTCACGGGTGGGCGCGGCAAGGCCGGAGGGGTGAAGATCGCCCGAACGCAAGAAGAGGCTTTGAGGTGTGCGAAGGAACTCTTTGACCTGAAAATATCGGGCTTTCCCGTAGAGAAACTCCTGGTTGAGGAGTGTCTAGGCATAGAGAGAGAACTCTACCTGGGAATAAGTATAGACAGGGTTCGTTATCGCCTTGCCGTGATAGGATGCCCCGAGGGTGGCGTCGAGATCGAAGAGACGGCGCGGGCTTTCCCCGAGAAGATAAAGAGAGTGGACCTCAAGGTCACGGAGGAGATGCTGCCGCATCAGGCGATTTTCCTCGCCAAGGGTTTGGGCCTCGGGGGCGCGCACTTACGGCCTGCGACCGACACGATACTCAAGCTCGTTCGGGTCTTCAGGCGCTACGAGGCCAAGCTTGCCGAGATAAACCCTCTCGTGCTTACAAGAGAAGGGAAACTCGTCGCCGCTGACGCCAGAATGAGCGTTGACGAGGACGCCCTCTTCCGCCATCCCGAGCTCTCGGAAATGGGCATAGAGAAGCGCCACGAAGAAGGTGAGCTCACTGAGAGGGAAAAGAAGGCCAGGGAAAACGGAATTCCCTACCTCGACCTTGACGGTGACATAGGAATGTTTCCCGGTGGGGCGGGCTTCGGCATAATGGGAATCGATTTTCTCAATTTCTACGGTGGAAGACCCGCCAACTTCATGGATTCGGGTGGCGGTCCCACTCCCGAAAGACTCGCCAAGATGCTCGAGCTTCTCGAAGACAACCCCAACGTAGTAGCGATATTCGGCGCAAGGTTCGGCGGCATCTCCAGGTGTGACGACTTTGCCAGAGGGGTCGTCATGTTCCTCAAGGAAAAGGGCCTCACAAAACCGATGGCCATGAGAATGACCGGCAACATGTGGCAGGAGGGCGTGCGGATTTTTGAGGAAGCCAGGAAGGAGAATCCCGCACTCTTCACTAACATAGAAATCTATGGAATCGAGACGCCCATCGAAGACGTGGCCAAGAGAGCAATTGAACTTGCCAAGACAAAGAAAGAAGGAGCTCGCGGTGGCCATTCTCGTTGACGAAAATAGCAGGGTGGTAGTGCAGGGGATTACGGGTGGGGCAGGAAGCTTCCACACAAAACGGATGCTCGAGTACGGCACCAAGGTCGTCGCAGGGACGTCGCCGGGAAAGGCCGGCCAGAATGTGGAGGGGGTGCCCG from the Candidatus Eisenbacteria bacterium genome contains:
- a CDS encoding acetate--CoA ligase family protein encodes the protein MRLYEYEGKELFKRESIPIPKGRLATDAESALKASEDMGLPVVLKAQVLTGGRGKAGGVKIARTQEEALRCAKELFDLKISGFPVEKLLVEECLGIERELYLGISIDRVRYRLAVIGCPEGGVEIEETARAFPEKIKRVDLKVTEEMLPHQAIFLAKGLGLGGAHLRPATDTILKLVRVFRRYEAKLAEINPLVLTREGKLVAADARMSVDEDALFRHPELSEMGIEKRHEEGELTEREKKARENGIPYLDLDGDIGMFPGGAGFGIMGIDFLNFYGGRPANFMDSGGGPTPERLAKMLELLEDNPNVVAIFGARFGGISRCDDFARGVVMFLKEKGLTKPMAMRMTGNMWQEGVRIFEEARKENPALFTNIEIYGIETPIEDVAKRAIELAKTKKEGARGGHSR